Proteins co-encoded in one Cupriavidus nantongensis genomic window:
- a CDS encoding heme biosynthesis protein HemY: MRLLFWVAVLFGGAVGLALFTQFNHSNVVLFYPPYRVELSLNLALALLLLIFFVVWTVMSTIRHLAEMPRRAAAYRERSRMSKAQAALRESIENLFAGRFARAERAAREAQSWEDQAQTAALIGARAAHRMQETERRDAWMAQVTDPEREQARLVSMAELLVDARDADGALETIAQLQSQGARQIHVQRIALRAHQHLKNWSEVLRLARSLEKRNALHPVLALRLKQMAVEAMLEERRHDADALSEFWRSLSADERRATRIAEPAARYFAALGRQNEARRIIEDALKVNWDSRLVLRYADCAVPGHALPQIQQAEKWLAAHPADADLYYTLGVLCLGEKLWGKAQSSFERALKYADPDQQRRLRVRTHLALARLFEETERFEDAQRHYRESAMLAA; this comes from the coding sequence ATGCGCCTTCTGTTCTGGGTTGCGGTCCTGTTTGGCGGCGCCGTCGGGCTGGCCCTGTTCACGCAGTTCAACCACAGCAATGTGGTGCTGTTCTATCCGCCGTACCGGGTCGAGCTGTCGCTGAACCTGGCGCTGGCGCTGCTGCTGCTGATTTTCTTCGTGGTGTGGACGGTGATGTCCACCATCCGCCATCTGGCCGAGATGCCGCGCCGCGCCGCCGCCTACCGCGAGCGCAGCCGCATGAGCAAGGCCCAGGCGGCACTGCGCGAGTCGATCGAGAACCTGTTCGCCGGCCGTTTCGCCCGCGCCGAGCGCGCCGCGCGCGAGGCCCAGTCGTGGGAAGACCAGGCCCAGACCGCCGCGCTGATCGGCGCGCGCGCCGCCCACCGCATGCAGGAAACCGAGCGGCGCGACGCCTGGATGGCGCAGGTGACCGACCCCGAGCGCGAGCAGGCGCGACTGGTGTCGATGGCCGAGCTGCTGGTCGATGCCCGCGATGCCGACGGCGCGCTCGAAACCATCGCCCAGCTGCAATCGCAGGGCGCGCGCCAGATCCACGTGCAGCGCATCGCGCTGCGCGCGCACCAGCACCTGAAGAACTGGTCCGAGGTGCTGCGCCTGGCGCGCTCGCTGGAAAAGCGCAACGCGCTGCATCCGGTGCTGGCGCTGCGGCTCAAGCAGATGGCGGTCGAAGCCATGCTGGAAGAGCGCCGCCACGATGCCGACGCGTTGTCGGAGTTCTGGCGCTCGCTGTCCGCCGACGAGCGCCGCGCCACCCGCATCGCCGAACCGGCGGCGCGCTATTTCGCTGCGCTGGGCCGGCAGAACGAGGCCCGCCGCATCATCGAAGACGCGCTCAAGGTCAACTGGGACAGCCGCCTGGTGCTGCGCTATGCCGATTGCGCCGTGCCGGGCCATGCGCTGCCGCAGATCCAGCAGGCCGAGAAATGGCTGGCCGCGCATCCCGCCGATGCCGACCTGTACTACACGCTGGGGGTGCTGTGCCTGGGCGAGAAGCTGTGGGGCAAGGCCCAGTCCAGCTTCGAGCGCGCGCTCAAGTATGCGGATCCCGACCAGCAGCGCCGCCTGCGCGTGCGCACGCACCTGGCGCTGGCGCGGCTGTTCGAGGAAACCGAACGCTTCGAAGATGCGCAGCGCCACTATCGCGAAAGCGCGATGCTGGCAGCCTGA
- a CDS encoding cryptochrome/photolyase family protein, with product MQAAANPATSRPPYRIGKTFARGLVWFRRDLRATDHAALHYALRHCAQVWCVFVFDRDILDPLLARGLRADRRVEFIRESLVELAGTLAAAGGGLIVLHDRARTAIPGLARALDAEAVFANHDYEPAANARDEAVRQALSEQACALFTFKDQAVFERDEILNGQGKPFSVFTPYKNAWLRSVEPFDLRPYPVDPYLQALAPVPAAYRQPVPTLAQLGFDASNLAEIAMPTGASGAQVLFEEFTERMGDYGRRRDYPALRGPSYLSVHLRFGTISIRTLARAAHAAVLRGGADSAGAAVWLSELIWRDFYFMILHHHPRVAAGASFHPAYDAIRWQDGDTGERYFRAWCDAATGYPLIDAAMLQIRQSGYMHNRLRMVTASFLVKDLGVDWRRGEQYFADQLNDFDLAANNGGWQWAASTGCDAQPWFRIFNPVTQSQKFDPQGRFIRKYLPQLAALPDKYLHAPWTAPEAVLAEAGVRLGDNYPRPMVQHDVARQQTLRRYEAVKQVVKQEVKDAGAED from the coding sequence ATGCAGGCAGCGGCCAACCCGGCTACGTCCCGGCCACCATACCGGATCGGCAAGACCTTTGCGCGCGGGCTGGTCTGGTTCCGGCGCGACCTGCGCGCCACCGACCACGCGGCGCTGCATTATGCCCTGCGGCACTGCGCGCAGGTGTGGTGCGTGTTCGTGTTCGACCGCGACATCCTCGACCCGCTGCTCGCGCGCGGGCTGCGTGCCGACCGGCGGGTCGAATTCATCCGTGAATCGCTGGTGGAACTCGCCGGGACACTGGCCGCGGCCGGCGGCGGCCTGATCGTGCTGCACGACCGCGCGCGGACCGCCATCCCCGGGCTGGCGCGCGCCCTGGACGCCGAGGCAGTCTTCGCCAACCACGACTACGAGCCCGCCGCGAACGCCCGCGACGAAGCGGTGCGCCAGGCGCTGTCGGAACAGGCCTGCGCGCTCTTTACCTTCAAGGACCAGGCGGTGTTCGAGCGCGACGAGATCCTGAACGGCCAGGGCAAGCCGTTCTCGGTGTTCACGCCGTACAAGAACGCCTGGCTCAGGAGCGTGGAGCCGTTCGACTTGCGCCCCTATCCCGTCGACCCGTACTTGCAGGCGCTGGCCCCGGTGCCAGCCGCATACCGCCAGCCCGTACCGACGCTCGCGCAGCTCGGATTCGACGCCAGCAACCTCGCCGAGATCGCAATGCCCACCGGCGCATCCGGTGCGCAGGTCTTGTTCGAGGAATTCACCGAGCGCATGGGGGACTACGGCCGCCGGCGCGACTACCCTGCCCTGCGCGGCCCCAGCTACCTGTCGGTGCACCTGCGCTTCGGCACCATCTCGATCCGCACGCTGGCGCGCGCCGCGCACGCAGCCGTGCTGCGCGGCGGCGCCGACAGCGCGGGCGCCGCGGTGTGGCTGTCGGAGCTGATCTGGCGCGATTTCTATTTCATGATCCTGCACCACCATCCGCGCGTCGCCGCCGGCGCGTCGTTCCACCCGGCCTATGACGCGATCCGCTGGCAGGATGGCGACACCGGCGAGCGCTATTTCCGCGCCTGGTGCGACGCCGCCACCGGCTATCCGCTGATCGACGCGGCGATGCTGCAGATCCGGCAAAGCGGCTATATGCACAACCGCCTGCGCATGGTCACGGCCAGCTTCCTGGTCAAGGACCTCGGCGTCGACTGGCGCCGCGGCGAGCAGTATTTTGCCGACCAGCTCAATGACTTCGACCTGGCCGCCAACAACGGCGGCTGGCAGTGGGCCGCGTCCACCGGCTGCGACGCGCAACCGTGGTTCCGCATCTTCAATCCGGTGACGCAATCGCAGAAGTTCGATCCGCAGGGCCGCTTTATCCGCAAATACCTGCCGCAACTGGCGGCGTTGCCGGACAAGTACCTGCACGCGCCGTGGACCGCGCCGGAAGCCGTGCTGGCCGAGGCGGGCGTGCGCCTGGGCGACAACTACCCGCGCCCGATGGTGCAGCACGACGTGGCGCGCCAGCAAACGCTGCGGCGCTATGAAGCGGTAAAGCAGGTGGTGAAGCAGGAAGTGAAGGACGCCGGCGCGGAGGACTGA
- the hemDX gene encoding fused uroporphyrinogen-III synthase HemD/membrane protein HemX, protein MPRPTVVVTRPAGQSRQLTEALQGAGLDVLSFPLLAIGPAADDAPLRAALARLDTFALVVFVSPNAIAFALDALAGVQGAAVARWPVQVPVAVVGPASVTALAERGIAAPAYRVIAPAGAHANGTSHDDTVPDAEALRFDSEALWAQLDAAALAGKPVLIIRGNGGRDWLGDRLREASAQVEAVEAYQRTLPEPTAMQWQAVRDHLRPGAAPHAWLLTSSEAVRNLDVLARQHLSPQEDASLRQVQCIAPHARIAEQALALGFAHIQRAAPGDAGLLAACLQWADAYAGPAPSSLPAPSAPAAAKPVEATPPAASAPAAVPAMSTKVERVTQETTSSSATPPPGAASVHTAQSAQAVPPQGAGHAGAARPAGRRSAALWALVAVLVVATAGGFWWLQQRVDHLTGELARRQQSNDALVQESRVLTRNAQDTVKELQAKVGALENQVGETRDKQVALEQVYQDLMRNRDDWEIAEIQQLLTSAGQQLQLTGNVQVALAALQSADARLARTDKPQYNLLRRAIARDVARMKAVPDTDLTGAAIKLDEAINQVDALPLLSSERMLERSEADARKGAAANNGNGASAPAAAGGTGPGWFTRFWDYLREELAQVIRIRKVDDAEALLLSGDQGWFLRENVKLRLLNARLALLSRNEPVFRNDLAAAQAMIGRYFDTKSRRVQGVLTLLRQAQAGAVSVQLPTMAESLGALQALKKE, encoded by the coding sequence ATGCCCCGCCCGACCGTCGTTGTCACACGACCCGCCGGGCAGTCCCGGCAACTGACCGAGGCCCTGCAGGGCGCCGGTCTGGATGTACTCAGCTTCCCGCTGCTGGCGATCGGCCCGGCCGCTGACGATGCGCCGCTGCGCGCGGCGCTGGCGCGGCTGGACACCTTCGCGCTGGTGGTGTTCGTCAGTCCCAATGCGATCGCCTTTGCGCTGGACGCGCTCGCCGGCGTGCAGGGCGCGGCCGTGGCGCGCTGGCCGGTACAGGTCCCGGTAGCGGTGGTGGGTCCGGCCAGCGTCACCGCGCTGGCCGAGCGCGGCATCGCCGCACCGGCGTATCGCGTGATCGCGCCCGCCGGCGCACACGCCAACGGGACTAGCCATGACGATACGGTGCCCGATGCCGAGGCGCTGCGCTTCGATTCCGAAGCGCTGTGGGCCCAGCTCGATGCCGCCGCGCTGGCCGGCAAGCCGGTGCTGATCATCCGCGGCAACGGCGGGCGCGACTGGCTCGGCGACCGCCTGCGCGAGGCCAGCGCCCAGGTCGAAGCCGTCGAGGCCTACCAGCGCACGCTGCCGGAACCGACTGCGATGCAATGGCAGGCCGTGCGCGACCACCTGCGTCCCGGCGCCGCCCCGCACGCCTGGCTGCTAACCAGTTCCGAGGCGGTACGCAACCTCGACGTGCTGGCACGGCAGCATCTGTCGCCCCAGGAAGACGCTTCCCTGCGGCAGGTGCAGTGCATCGCGCCCCATGCGAGAATCGCCGAACAGGCGCTGGCGCTGGGCTTCGCCCATATCCAGCGCGCCGCGCCCGGCGATGCCGGCCTGCTGGCGGCGTGCCTGCAGTGGGCCGATGCCTATGCTGGTCCTGCGCCATCGAGCCTGCCGGCGCCGTCCGCACCGGCGGCCGCGAAGCCGGTTGAAGCAACGCCGCCGGCCGCCAGCGCGCCTGCCGCAGTCCCTGCCATGTCAACGAAGGTCGAACGCGTGACGCAAGAAACCACGTCCTCCTCCGCTACGCCGCCGCCCGGCGCGGCCTCTGTCCACACGGCGCAGTCCGCGCAAGCGGTGCCGCCGCAAGGCGCCGGCCACGCCGGCGCTGCCCGTCCCGCCGGGCGCCGCTCCGCCGCGCTATGGGCGCTGGTCGCCGTGCTGGTGGTAGCGACCGCCGGCGGCTTCTGGTGGCTGCAGCAGCGGGTCGACCACCTGACCGGCGAGCTGGCGCGGCGCCAGCAAAGCAACGACGCGCTGGTGCAGGAGTCGCGCGTGCTGACGCGCAACGCGCAGGACACCGTCAAGGAACTGCAGGCCAAGGTCGGCGCGCTCGAGAACCAGGTCGGCGAGACCCGCGACAAGCAGGTGGCGCTGGAGCAGGTCTACCAGGACCTGATGCGCAACCGCGACGACTGGGAAATCGCCGAGATCCAGCAATTGCTGACCAGCGCCGGCCAGCAGTTGCAGCTGACCGGCAACGTGCAGGTCGCGCTGGCCGCGCTGCAGAGCGCAGACGCCCGCCTGGCGCGCACCGACAAGCCGCAATACAACCTGCTGCGGCGGGCCATCGCGCGCGACGTGGCGCGCATGAAGGCGGTGCCCGACACCGACCTGACCGGCGCCGCGATCAAGCTGGACGAAGCCATCAACCAGGTCGACGCGCTGCCGCTGCTGTCGAGCGAGCGCATGCTCGAGCGCAGCGAGGCCGATGCCCGCAAGGGCGCCGCCGCCAATAACGGCAATGGCGCCAGCGCGCCGGCCGCCGCCGGCGGCACCGGCCCGGGCTGGTTCACCCGCTTCTGGGACTACCTGCGCGAAGAACTGGCGCAGGTGATCCGCATCCGCAAGGTCGACGATGCCGAGGCGCTGCTGCTGTCGGGCGACCAGGGCTGGTTCCTGCGCGAGAACGTCAAGCTGCGCCTGCTCAATGCGCGCCTGGCGCTGCTGTCGCGCAACGAGCCCGTGTTCCGCAACGACCTGGCCGCGGCGCAGGCGATGATCGGCCGCTATTTCGATACCAAGTCGCGCCGCGTGCAGGGCGTGCTGACGCTGCTGCGCCAGGCCCAGGCCGGCGCGGTCTCGGTGCAGCTGCCGACCATGGCCGAAAGCCTGGGCGCGCTGCAGGCCCTGAAGAAGGAGTAA
- the hemC gene encoding hydroxymethylbilane synthase, protein MSSATPSSATAVVSRNLPQKLVIASRESRLALWQAEHVRAALQQYYPACDVSILGMTTRGDQILDRTLSKVGGKGLFVKELEFAMDEGRADLAVHSLKDVPMELPPGFTLAAVMEREDPRDALVSSAFASLDEMPAGTVVGTSSLRREAALRSRYPHLVVKPLRGNLDTRLGKLDRGEYGAIILAAAGLKRLGLGERIRALIPLEASLPAAGQGALGIETLSTRPELAEWLAPLSHQPTALAVTAERAVSRRLGGSCQVPLAAHARWDVDQLRLEAFVALPDGSRAIRAAAAGPAADLAAAEALGHACASDLLAQGAESILAALADSGDAASPSPA, encoded by the coding sequence ATGTCGTCCGCCACCCCGTCTTCCGCTACCGCTGTCGTGTCTCGCAACCTTCCGCAAAAGCTCGTCATTGCCTCCCGAGAGAGCCGTCTGGCGCTGTGGCAGGCAGAACATGTGCGTGCTGCATTGCAACAATACTATCCCGCGTGCGACGTGTCCATTCTTGGCATGACCACGCGCGGAGACCAGATTCTAGACCGTACGCTGTCGAAAGTCGGCGGCAAGGGTCTGTTTGTCAAAGAACTGGAGTTCGCGATGGACGAAGGCCGGGCCGACCTCGCGGTGCATTCCCTCAAGGATGTGCCGATGGAGCTGCCGCCGGGCTTCACCCTGGCCGCGGTGATGGAACGCGAGGATCCGCGCGACGCGCTGGTGTCGTCCGCTTTTGCGTCGCTCGACGAGATGCCGGCCGGCACCGTGGTCGGCACTTCCAGCCTGCGCCGCGAGGCCGCGCTGCGCAGCCGCTACCCGCACCTGGTGGTCAAGCCGCTGCGCGGCAACCTCGACACGCGGCTGGGCAAGCTCGACCGCGGCGAATATGGCGCCATCATCCTGGCCGCCGCGGGCCTGAAGCGGCTCGGGCTGGGCGAGCGCATCCGCGCGCTGATCCCGCTCGAGGCATCGCTGCCGGCCGCGGGGCAGGGCGCGCTGGGGATCGAGACCCTTTCCACCCGCCCGGAACTGGCCGAATGGCTGGCGCCGCTGAGCCACCAGCCGACCGCGCTGGCGGTGACCGCCGAGCGCGCCGTCTCGCGCCGGCTGGGTGGCTCCTGCCAGGTCCCGCTGGCGGCGCACGCGCGCTGGGACGTCGACCAGCTGCGGCTGGAAGCCTTCGTCGCCTTGCCCGACGGCAGCCGCGCCATCCGCGCCGCGGCCGCCGGGCCGGCCGCCGACCTGGCTGCCGCCGAAGCGCTGGGCCACGCTTGCGCCAGCGACCTGCTGGCGCAGGGCGCCGAGTCGATCCTAGCCGCGCTGGCCGATTCGGGCGACGCTGCTTCCCCATCTCCCGCCTGA
- a CDS encoding aspartate carbamoyltransferase catalytic subunit, with product MTKTFRNPQLTKNGELKHLLSIEGLSRDMITHILDTASQFVSLSDSDRDVKKVPLLRGKSVFNLFFENSTRTRTTFEIAAKRLSADVLNLNINASSTSKGESLLDTINNLSAMSADMFVVRHASSGAPYLIAEHVAPHVHVINAGDGRHAHPTQGLLDMYTIRHFKKDFTNLTVAIVGDILHSRVARSDIHALTTLGVPEVRAIGPRTLLPSGLEQMGVRVFHSMEEGLKGVDVVIMLRLQNERMSGALLPSAQEYFKAYGLTPERLALARPDAIVMHPGPMNRGVEIDSAVADGSQSVILNQVTFGIAVRMAVMGIVAGNND from the coding sequence ATGACCAAGACGTTCCGCAACCCGCAGCTCACCAAGAACGGCGAACTGAAGCACCTGCTGTCGATCGAGGGGTTGTCGCGTGACATGATCACGCACATCCTCGACACCGCCAGCCAGTTTGTCTCGCTGTCCGACTCCGACCGCGATGTCAAGAAGGTGCCGCTGCTGCGCGGCAAGAGCGTGTTCAACCTGTTCTTCGAGAACTCCACCCGCACCCGCACCACCTTCGAGATCGCCGCCAAGCGGCTGTCGGCGGACGTGCTGAACCTGAACATCAACGCCTCGTCGACCAGCAAGGGCGAGTCTCTGCTGGACACCATCAACAACCTGTCGGCAATGTCCGCCGACATGTTCGTGGTGCGCCATGCCAGCTCGGGCGCGCCCTACCTGATCGCCGAGCACGTCGCCCCGCACGTGCACGTGATCAATGCCGGCGACGGCCGCCATGCCCATCCGACGCAGGGCCTGCTGGACATGTACACGATCCGGCATTTCAAGAAGGACTTCACCAACCTGACGGTGGCCATCGTCGGCGACATCCTGCACTCGCGCGTGGCGCGTTCCGACATCCACGCGCTGACCACGCTGGGCGTGCCCGAGGTGCGCGCCATCGGCCCGCGCACGCTGCTGCCGTCCGGGCTGGAGCAGATGGGCGTGCGCGTGTTCCACAGCATGGAAGAGGGGCTGAAGGGCGTCGACGTGGTCATCATGCTGCGGCTGCAGAACGAGCGCATGAGCGGCGCGCTGCTGCCGTCCGCGCAGGAATATTTCAAGGCCTACGGCCTGACGCCGGAGCGCCTGGCGCTGGCCAGGCCCGACGCCATCGTGATGCACCCGGGGCCGATGAACCGCGGCGTCGAGATCGACTCCGCCGTGGCCGATGGCTCCCAGTCGGTGATCCTGAACCAGGTGACCTTCGGCATCGCCGTGCGCATGGCGGTGATGGGCATCGTCGCCGGGAACAACGACTGA
- a CDS encoding YqgE/AlgH family protein: MAKPEAPINLTNQFLIAMPGMADPTFSGSVVYICEHNERGALGLVINRPIDIDMATLFDKIDLKLEIQPVAHQPVYFGGPVQTERGFVLHDPVGVYVSSLAVPGGLEMTTSKDVLEAVANGSGPHRFLLTLGYSGWGAGQLEEELSRNGWLTVQADPEIIFSVPPDERFAAAIRLLGIDFTMLSGEAGHA; this comes from the coding sequence ATGGCGAAGCCCGAAGCACCCATCAATCTGACCAATCAGTTCCTGATTGCCATGCCCGGCATGGCCGATCCGACCTTTTCGGGTTCCGTCGTCTACATCTGCGAACACAACGAGCGTGGCGCGCTCGGGCTGGTGATCAACCGGCCCATCGACATCGACATGGCCACGCTGTTCGACAAGATCGACCTCAAGCTCGAGATCCAGCCCGTGGCGCACCAGCCGGTCTACTTCGGCGGCCCGGTGCAGACCGAGCGCGGTTTCGTGCTGCACGACCCGGTCGGCGTCTATGTCTCGTCGCTGGCCGTGCCGGGCGGGCTGGAGATGACCACCTCCAAGGACGTGCTGGAAGCCGTGGCCAACGGCAGCGGCCCGCATCGTTTCCTGCTGACGCTGGGCTATTCCGGCTGGGGCGCCGGCCAGCTGGAGGAAGAACTCAGCCGCAACGGCTGGCTTACGGTCCAGGCCGATCCCGAGATCATCTTCAGCGTGCCGCCCGACGAGCGCTTTGCCGCCGCCATTCGGCTGCTGGGCATCGACTTCACCATGCTGTCCGGCGAGGCCGGGCATGCCTGA
- the ruvX gene encoding Holliday junction resolvase RuvX, which translates to MPDAVGRELPRDGTVLAFDYGEKKIGVALGNFITREARALTILPNITVEGRFEAVAALIQEWNPVQLIVGMPVNPEGGEQPSMKLARRFGNQLNGRFGLPVEWVDERYTSRAASMAGARRGELDAEAARIILQQYFDQFPL; encoded by the coding sequence ATGCCTGATGCCGTGGGGCGTGAACTGCCCCGCGACGGCACGGTCCTGGCATTCGACTACGGCGAAAAGAAGATCGGCGTCGCGCTGGGCAACTTCATCACGCGCGAGGCGCGTGCCCTGACCATCCTCCCCAATATCACCGTCGAGGGCCGCTTCGAGGCCGTGGCCGCTCTGATTCAGGAGTGGAACCCGGTGCAGCTGATCGTCGGCATGCCGGTCAACCCCGAAGGCGGCGAGCAACCCTCGATGAAGCTGGCGCGGCGCTTCGGCAACCAGCTCAACGGCCGCTTCGGCCTGCCGGTGGAATGGGTGGACGAGCGCTATACCTCGCGAGCCGCGTCGATGGCCGGCGCCCGCCGGGGCGAGCTCGATGCCGAGGCCGCGCGCATCATCCTGCAACAGTATTTCGACCAATTCCCGCTATGA
- a CDS encoding pseudouridine synthase: MTLDRILQSQGFGTRRYCGDLIAAGLVEVNGELCEDPRAQFDVDGLRLTVDGEEWLACTKAYLMLNKPAGYECSQRPRHHPSVYNLLPVPLRQREVQAVGRLDHDTTGLLLLTDDGQFIHAQTSPKRKVPKVYEVTTAEPVTAEQAEALRSGVQLLDEPAPIAAEACEITGERSLRLTLVQGKYHQVKRMVAAAGNHVSALHRSAIGSLQLEPALAEGEWRWLTAQELAALTGKA, encoded by the coding sequence ATGACTCTCGACCGTATTCTTCAATCCCAGGGCTTTGGCACGCGCCGGTACTGCGGCGACCTGATCGCCGCCGGGCTGGTCGAGGTCAACGGCGAACTGTGCGAAGACCCGCGCGCGCAATTCGACGTGGATGGCCTGCGCCTGACCGTCGATGGGGAGGAGTGGCTGGCCTGCACCAAGGCCTACCTGATGCTGAACAAGCCCGCCGGCTATGAATGCTCGCAGCGCCCGCGCCATCACCCCAGCGTCTACAACCTGCTGCCGGTGCCGCTGCGCCAGCGCGAGGTGCAGGCGGTGGGGCGGCTCGACCACGACACCACCGGCCTGCTGCTGCTGACCGACGATGGCCAGTTCATCCACGCCCAGACCTCGCCCAAGCGCAAGGTGCCCAAGGTCTATGAAGTGACCACCGCCGAGCCGGTCACTGCGGAGCAGGCCGAGGCGCTGCGCAGCGGCGTGCAGCTGCTGGACGAGCCGGCGCCGATCGCGGCGGAAGCCTGCGAGATCACCGGCGAACGCAGCCTGCGGCTGACGCTGGTGCAAGGCAAGTACCACCAGGTCAAGCGCATGGTCGCGGCCGCGGGCAACCACGTCAGCGCGCTGCATCGCAGCGCCATCGGCAGCCTGCAGCTGGAACCGGCGCTGGCCGAAGGCGAATGGCGCTGGCTGACGGCCCAGGAACTGGCCGCGCTGACCGGCAAGGCGTAA
- the pyrR gene encoding bifunctional pyr operon transcriptional regulator/uracil phosphoribosyltransferase PyrR, producing the protein MTQISVPDAESLYRKLLEQAQALIPEAERARWSVAGIHSGGAWIAARLAADLQLPEHGVINVAFHRDDYAKKGLHSQAQPTTLPFAVDERNILLIDDVLATGRTIRAAVNELFDYGRPARVALGVLVDRGGRQLPIAADLCAAEMALPPGTTLVLSRQGEGAGAQFAFATEPTDSATG; encoded by the coding sequence ATGACGCAGATCTCCGTTCCCGACGCCGAGTCGCTGTACCGCAAGCTGCTGGAGCAGGCGCAGGCACTGATCCCCGAGGCCGAGCGCGCGCGCTGGTCGGTGGCCGGCATCCATTCCGGCGGGGCCTGGATCGCCGCGCGGCTGGCGGCGGACCTGCAGTTGCCCGAGCACGGCGTGATCAACGTCGCCTTCCATCGCGACGACTATGCCAAGAAGGGCCTGCACAGTCAGGCCCAGCCGACCACGCTGCCGTTTGCCGTGGACGAGCGCAACATCCTGCTGATCGACGACGTGCTGGCCACCGGCCGCACCATCCGCGCCGCCGTCAACGAGCTGTTCGACTACGGCCGTCCCGCGCGCGTGGCGCTGGGCGTCCTGGTCGACCGCGGCGGGCGCCAGCTGCCGATCGCCGCCGACCTGTGCGCCGCCGAGATGGCGCTGCCGCCCGGCACGACGCTGGTGCTGTCGCGCCAGGGCGAAGGCGCCGGCGCGCAATTCGCCTTCGCCACCGAACCCACCGATTCCGCCACCGGCTGA
- a CDS encoding dihydroorotase: MKIHIQGGRLIDPASNTDAAQDLYIAAGKIVGVGSAPADFTANKVIDAKGLIVCPGLVDLSARLREPGYEYKATLESEVAAATAGGVTSLVCPPDTDPVLDEPGLVEMLKFRARTLNQTHVYPLGALTLGLKGETLTEMGQLTEAGCVGFSQAEAPVRNTQVLLRALQYAQTFGFTVWLRPEDPFLGGGVAASGAVASRLGLSGVSVIAETVRLHTIFELMRSTGARVHLCRLSSAAGLELVRQAKREGLKVTCDVNIHHVSLTDMDIGYFNSQMRFSPPLRSPRDRDAIVAALADGTIDALCSDHTPVDDDEKLLPFAEASPGATGLELLLPLTLRWASEHKVPLAQALARITAEPARVIGLKAGTLAVGSAADVCVFDPKQVWKVERRSLKSQGKNSPWLGYEMEGKVRMTLVGGQVVYGNHAQA; this comes from the coding sequence ATGAAGATTCACATCCAGGGCGGCCGCCTGATCGATCCGGCCAGCAACACCGACGCCGCGCAGGACCTCTATATCGCCGCCGGCAAGATCGTCGGCGTCGGCAGCGCCCCGGCGGACTTCACCGCCAACAAGGTTATCGACGCCAAGGGGCTGATCGTGTGCCCGGGCCTGGTCGACCTGTCCGCGCGCCTGCGCGAGCCCGGCTACGAATACAAGGCCACGCTCGAGTCCGAGGTCGCGGCCGCCACCGCCGGCGGCGTGACCAGCCTGGTGTGCCCGCCCGACACCGACCCGGTGCTGGACGAGCCCGGCCTGGTCGAAATGCTGAAGTTCCGCGCGCGCACGCTGAACCAGACCCACGTCTATCCGCTGGGCGCGCTGACGCTGGGCCTGAAGGGCGAGACCCTGACCGAGATGGGCCAGCTGACCGAGGCCGGCTGCGTCGGCTTCAGCCAGGCCGAGGCGCCGGTGCGCAACACCCAGGTGCTGCTGCGCGCGCTGCAATACGCGCAGACCTTCGGCTTCACCGTGTGGCTGCGTCCGGAAGACCCATTCCTGGGCGGCGGCGTCGCCGCCAGCGGCGCGGTGGCGTCGCGCCTGGGCCTGTCGGGCGTGTCGGTGATCGCCGAAACCGTGCGCCTGCACACCATCTTCGAGTTGATGCGCAGCACCGGCGCACGCGTGCACCTGTGCCGGCTGTCGTCCGCCGCCGGGCTGGAACTAGTGCGCCAGGCCAAGCGCGAAGGCCTGAAAGTGACCTGCGACGTCAATATCCACCACGTCTCGCTGACCGACATGGATATCGGCTACTTCAACTCGCAGATGCGCTTCTCGCCGCCGCTGCGCAGCCCGCGCGACCGCGACGCCATCGTCGCCGCGCTGGCCGACGGCACCATTGACGCACTGTGCTCGGACCACACGCCGGTCGACGACGACGAGAAGCTGCTGCCCTTCGCCGAAGCCTCGCCGGGCGCAACCGGGCTGGAACTGCTGTTGCCGCTGACCTTGCGCTGGGCCAGCGAGCACAAGGTCCCGCTGGCGCAGGCGCTGGCCCGCATCACCGCCGAGCCCGCCCGCGTGATCGGCCTCAAGGCCGGCACCCTGGCCGTCGGCAGCGCCGCCGACGTGTGCGTGTTCGATCCGAAGCAGGTGTGGAAGGTCGAGCGCCGCTCGCTCAAGAGCCAGGGCAAGAACTCGCCGTGGCTCGGCTACGAGATGGAAGGCAAGGTCCGCATGACCCTGGTCGGCGGGCAAGTCGTCTACGGCAACCACGCCCAGGCATGA